The Salvelinus sp. IW2-2015 unplaced genomic scaffold, ASM291031v2 Un_scaffold3609, whole genome shotgun sequence genome window below encodes:
- the LOC112076179 gene encoding cystein proteinase inhibitor protein salarin, translating to MASERQDVDKEFEEWKEEHGKKYKSKEEEAKRKKIWLESRTRVIEHNKKYDSGESTYHCGMNHMSDLEMHEVCGGGMRSCREEKNDS from the exons ATGGCAAGTGAACGTCAAGATGTGGACAAAGAGTTTGAAGAGTGGAAAGAAGAACATG GGAAGAAGTACAAATCTAAGGAGGAGGAAGCGAAGCGCAAGAAGATCTGGCTCGAGTCTAGGACCAGAGTCATAGAACACAACAAGAAATATGACAGTGGAGAGTCAACCTACCATTGTGGCATGAACCACATGTCTGACTTG GAAATGCATGAGGTCTGCGGTGGTGGCATGAGGAGCTGTCGGGAAGAGAAGAATGATAGTTAG